The Xanthomonas sp. CFBP 8443 genome has a window encoding:
- a CDS encoding nuclear transport factor 2 family protein: protein MACIGARTATAILFAIALSASACGTVPVSATPVAAPAAVQSERNRQAVTAAFDRWADGGSGFFDEMLARDIVWTIEGSGPSAGTYRGRDAFMAHAVRPFVIRLREPVRPVSRRIWADGDHVIAQWEGRAVARDGRPYRNRYVWIFRMDGGKAVEAHAFLDLAAYDDVLRRIPAREGAQ from the coding sequence ATGGCGTGCATCGGTGCCAGGACAGCCACGGCCATCCTCTTCGCAATCGCGCTGTCGGCGTCGGCATGCGGGACGGTGCCGGTGAGCGCCACGCCAGTGGCAGCGCCAGCGGCCGTGCAGAGCGAACGCAACCGGCAGGCCGTCACCGCCGCATTCGATCGCTGGGCCGACGGCGGTTCGGGCTTCTTCGACGAGATGCTCGCCCGCGACATCGTCTGGACGATCGAAGGCTCCGGCCCGAGCGCGGGCACCTATCGCGGCCGCGATGCGTTCATGGCGCATGCCGTGCGCCCCTTCGTCATCCGCCTGCGCGAGCCGGTGCGGCCGGTTTCCAGACGGATCTGGGCCGACGGCGACCACGTCATCGCGCAGTGGGAGGGCCGAGCCGTCGCGCGCGATGGCCGCCCCTACCGCAATCGCTATGTGTGGATCTTCCGCATGGATGGCGGAAAGGCAGTCGAGGCGCATGCCTTCCTCGACCTCGCCGCCTACGACGACGTACTGCGCCGCATTCCCGCGCGCGAAGGTGCGCAGTGA